The Maridesulfovibrio frigidus DSM 17176 genome has a segment encoding these proteins:
- the cydB gene encoding cytochrome d ubiquinol oxidase subunit II — MLETIWFLLWGILWAVYFMLDGYDLGLGSVMPFLAKSEKDKKTIYNSMGPFWDGNEVWLVTAGGVTFAAFPTAYAVMFSGLYTALMLLLMALIVRGVAFEFRGLVESDWSRKFWDGAMVVGSTLPGLLLGVAFANIFQGIPINAEGVFQGGLLTLLNTYGLAGGILFVLLFAMHGCLWLAVRTTGDLNARAGNLAATIWPLLVAVYASFLALTSIYTKLLSNYLTHPALLLILLIPIFAIVMIRTYISAQKWWLAWTCSAALIFSTTMFGIIGLFPALLPSSINPAFSITIHNAASSQMTLKIMLTVALTMVPVVIAYQFWMHKLFATKITDEDIGY, encoded by the coding sequence ATGCTGGAAACAATATGGTTCTTACTATGGGGAATACTCTGGGCCGTCTATTTCATGCTCGATGGGTATGATCTGGGACTAGGGTCAGTGATGCCTTTTCTCGCCAAAAGCGAAAAAGATAAAAAGACAATTTACAATTCAATGGGTCCCTTCTGGGATGGTAATGAAGTATGGCTCGTCACAGCCGGCGGAGTTACCTTCGCGGCTTTCCCAACAGCTTATGCTGTTATGTTCAGCGGACTTTACACAGCCCTGATGCTTCTGCTTATGGCGCTTATTGTTCGCGGCGTAGCATTCGAATTCAGAGGACTGGTTGAAAGCGACTGGTCACGTAAATTCTGGGACGGCGCTATGGTCGTCGGCAGTACACTTCCGGGACTTCTTCTTGGTGTTGCTTTTGCCAACATTTTCCAAGGCATTCCAATCAATGCTGAAGGTGTTTTTCAGGGCGGCTTGCTGACTCTGTTGAACACTTATGGTCTTGCAGGCGGAATTCTTTTCGTATTGCTGTTCGCAATGCACGGATGTTTGTGGCTGGCTGTCCGCACTACAGGAGACCTTAATGCTCGTGCCGGTAACCTTGCTGCGACAATATGGCCTCTATTGGTTGCTGTGTATGCGAGTTTCCTAGCTCTCACCAGCATCTACACTAAGCTCCTCAGCAACTACCTGACTCACCCAGCTCTTCTGTTGATCCTGCTCATACCGATTTTTGCAATCGTGATGATCAGAACATACATATCAGCACAGAAATGGTGGTTGGCGTGGACATGCTCTGCAGCTCTTATCTTCTCCACAACCATGTTTGGCATAATCGGACTATTTCCGGCACTGCTGCCTTCAAGCATCAATCCGGCTTTCTCCATTACCATCCACAATGCTGCTTCCAGTCAGATGACGCTTAAAATCATGTTGACAGTAGCTCTCACAATGGTTCCTGTTGTTATTGCGTACCAGTTCTGGATGCATAAGCTATTTGCAACCAAGATTACTGATGAAGATATCGGTTACTAA
- a CDS encoding ferritin, whose product MSNKVLEKALNEHLNAEMYSAYLYLSMSAYFSDTGLSGFANWMRVQAKEEQFHAMKFYDYINERGGKVLLTAIEAPQQDWASPLEAVEAVLEHEKKVTALINGLVDLAIDERDHASNIFLQWFVTEQVEEEDNVNAILDKLKLAGAEGNGMFMLDKDLATRVFTAPAGE is encoded by the coding sequence ATGTCTAATAAAGTTCTTGAAAAAGCTCTTAACGAACACCTGAATGCTGAAATGTACTCAGCATACCTATACCTTTCCATGTCTGCTTACTTTAGCGACACTGGGCTTAGCGGCTTTGCAAACTGGATGAGAGTACAGGCCAAAGAAGAACAGTTCCACGCTATGAAATTCTACGATTACATCAACGAACGCGGCGGAAAAGTTTTGCTAACAGCTATTGAAGCACCACAGCAGGATTGGGCTAGCCCACTTGAAGCTGTTGAAGCTGTTCTTGAGCACGAAAAGAAAGTAACAGCGCTCATCAATGGCCTTGTTGATCTCGCTATTGATGAAAGAGATCACGCATCAAACATCTTCCTGCAGTGGTTCGTAACTGAGCAGGTTGAAGAAGAAGATAACGTTAACGCAATTCTGGACAAGCTCAAACTTGCCGGTGCGGAAGGTAACGGAATGTTCATGCTTGATAAGGATCTTGCTACTCGCGTTTTCACTGCTCCTGCAGGTGAATAA
- a CDS encoding Hsp20/alpha crystallin family protein yields the protein MVIDFGSISNLPYEFDKMFNGVFNPQHYKRRKEAYPPVNIGEDNTNIYVHAEMPGIDIDDLDISITPKDIVIKGERKLPEGRYFRQERISGIFQRIVAIHTSIDVDKASATIKDGVLLMTLPKVSSTAPKKVAVEIE from the coding sequence ATGGTTATAGATTTCGGCTCAATTTCAAATTTACCGTACGAATTTGATAAGATGTTTAACGGAGTTTTTAATCCGCAACATTACAAACGCAGGAAAGAGGCATACCCACCAGTAAATATTGGTGAAGACAATACAAATATATATGTCCATGCAGAAATGCCGGGCATAGATATTGACGATCTTGATATTTCCATCACTCCAAAAGATATCGTGATCAAAGGCGAACGGAAGTTGCCTGAAGGTCGATATTTCCGGCAGGAGCGTATTTCCGGCATATTCCAAAGGATTGTCGCCATCCATACTAGTATTGATGTGGATAAAGCATCCGCCACCATTAAGGATGGCGTGCTACTGATGACACTACCTAAAGTCAGCTCGACTGCGCCCAAGAAAGTCGCAGTTGAAATAGAGTAA
- a CDS encoding Hsp20/alpha crystallin family protein, whose translation MIEETRTNKDMDEIDPATDIVETENGFYMYMDLPGVKKEDLNIDVEENVLVIAAKATKQAVDGEIFIQQEFGSGDYRRRFNLAVVVDPDNIRANLKNGVLELFLPRKNATKPRKIKVSHTD comes from the coding sequence ATGATAGAAGAAACTAGAACTAACAAAGATATGGATGAAATAGATCCTGCTACAGATATAGTTGAAACTGAAAATGGATTTTACATGTATATGGATCTTCCCGGTGTAAAAAAGGAAGACCTCAATATTGATGTTGAAGAGAATGTTCTAGTCATCGCAGCGAAGGCAACTAAACAGGCTGTGGATGGCGAAATTTTTATTCAACAAGAGTTTGGAAGTGGCGATTATCGTAGAAGATTTAACCTTGCGGTTGTTGTAGATCCAGACAATATCAGAGCTAATCTCAAAAATGGGGTGCTCGAATTATTCCTACCCAGAAAGAATGCAACAAAACCACGCAAAATCAAGGTTTCGCATACAGATTAA
- a CDS encoding peptidylprolyl isomerase, with product MKAFKILLVVSLFCVALSFGAVANAGTKAIVKMDTSLGTIILELDKDKAPQSVDNFLKYVNEGHYDGTIFHRVISGFMIQGGNMDKNMKRKQSRGPIQNEARNGLYNDEYTIAMARTGDPHSATDQFFINTADNGALNFKSESGSGWGYAVFGKVLGGKKVVDKIEKSITYRKGGFSDVPVKPVVIIKAVEIKQ from the coding sequence ATGAAAGCATTTAAAATATTATTAGTTGTGTCCCTTTTTTGTGTAGCTCTCTCATTCGGAGCAGTCGCTAATGCCGGTACTAAAGCCATCGTAAAGATGGATACCAGCTTAGGAACGATTATCCTTGAGCTTGATAAAGACAAAGCTCCGCAGTCTGTTGATAACTTCCTTAAATATGTGAATGAAGGCCATTACGATGGAACTATCTTTCATAGAGTTATTAGCGGTTTCATGATTCAGGGCGGAAACATGGACAAAAACATGAAGCGTAAACAATCGCGCGGGCCTATCCAGAATGAAGCCCGCAACGGCCTTTACAATGACGAGTACACCATCGCTATGGCCCGTACAGGCGATCCTCACTCCGCGACAGATCAGTTCTTTATCAATACAGCTGACAACGGCGCCCTAAACTTCAAATCCGAAAGCGGATCTGGTTGGGGATACGCTGTTTTCGGTAAGGTTCTCGGCGGCAAGAAAGTCGTAGACAAAATTGAAAAGTCCATCACTTACCGCAAAGGTGGTTTCAGTGATGTTCCGGTTAAGCCCGTAGTCATAATTAAAGCGGTAGAAATTAAGCAGTAG